Sequence from the Amaranthus tricolor cultivar Red isolate AtriRed21 chromosome 1, ASM2621246v1, whole genome shotgun sequence genome:
GGCTTAGACAACTAGTTTTTCCGCCAATAATGCAGACCAACTAATAACTCTAACTAACAGTCATTTGTCAAATAGATATTATTTGTGACGTACCGCTCCTTAAATTGTGCAGAAGTAGAACATCCATGTACAGTGTTGTATAGGACACCCCATTGGCATATGCCAGACCAATTTCCATGGGGAATTGCTATCGGCTACCTGTATTTGAACCGCTTTTCTGAGCTATTGGTCCATAAGCCCGGTGAAGGTCTTCTATTATATTTCCTTGCTTGTATTCTCTCTCCTCTGGTATGTTTCTTTTCTATCTTAATCtctgctttattttttttattataatactaATCAATTTAGAGGTATAATATATCCTGTCACATGGTTAAGATTTATCTTTTAGACTGTGCTACATTCACATTTTTAGCTTAAAAAGCTCTTGTGTGAAGGGACGTGTTAAAGTAAATAATATATAGACCtttagcttttggttgagttggttcattGACATCACACTTAGTCCGAAGAACTTTCATTTGAGTGGgcctgttagagtatataacatatgctTGAACCTTAAATATTAGCTTAACCTTTTTGCTTGAGTTGGTTACATAAATGACTATATTTCAAAGTGGAAAATGTCAAACTAAGTGAAGGTATGGATCGACAGAGATGGGGAATCAGCAAATTAGTAGAGCTTTATATAAAAAGAAAGCTTCCTCTCAAGAAATATGGAGTAATACCAAAGCATAGCTTCTTACTAGAGATGAATTCTTGTGGGATTTCGACGGTGCCAAAAGGGTTTTATGAAAATGTTGAAAAAGGAAgcattattttgaaaaaatccCCAAACACTATAAGCTTCTTCAAAGAAGGTGTTGTACTTGATGAGCATGAATATGTTAAAAGTGACTTGGTGATTCTTGCAACTGGTTTTAATGGCGATCAAAAGCTTAAAGACATTTTTGAATCTCAAACATTTCAAGATTATATCTACGGTTCCTCTAAGGACTCAGTTCCTTTACACAGGTTAGTATTTGCATCACCTTTTTTACGTACTTCTAATTGAATTATACATGCTGgagtttatatttatatattacaaatttgatTGTCATTAAATGATGGTCTTGTAATGAGCAGTAAGTGTAATTTTGGCAGAATAATCTCTTGACTAGTTTAATGGTTATTATTGTTTCACTTCAACATCTTATTTCGTCAcaaattcatttcaattaatGACATGGAAATTGTAAACAAATAAACTTTTGTATGATTGATCAAATGTCATCAATAAGGGAAGGCTATGgtaatttcataaaaatttacacaaCTAATCATTCTTATTTATTAGTCACTATTACTATTTGATACCAACAACCAAATTAAAAAGgtcattatattttttaggGCGATCAAGGGTttattatttatagataaaaaaGCTCTAAAATATCGGGAAAGTTATTTTTTTGTGTATAAGGgtcctttatttatttaagttttacTTATGTAGTGTTTGTAAACAactatttcatttcaaattatggatttcaattatgaaatcataaataaagaatttgagaatgacaagatttgtgttatcattttcaaattctcaactttaactactcaaaaaataatggtggaatttgattcaaattcaaatttgaaaaatttttttaatttgccaaacaataaattttagccaatttcaaattttcaaataaaatcatcgtttccaaacatagcattaaagtattttgaattaaaatattggaaaaattaccaggaataatacaaccttttgcttattttcctaatataatacgaatttttgattaaccatgaataataccaacttaaagggtTTTTCCCTAGAAAATCCTcaatatgttaaaaatcaaactataaacaaaaaaattggtaaattagttaatatactaaagttggtattattctaagaaaataacgtcttaagttggtattattcatggttaatcaataattgatattattgtaaggaaattaacaaaaggttaTATTATTTacgataattttttctaaaatatttaaacttttatacTATTCACATTTCATAAGTGGTGCTTTGTCTAACTACAAAAAATTAGTtaatatagtaaatttctataaaaagtttaaaatatgtATTACTGGTGCAagtaaaaatacaacaaaaatatattatattgctGGAATGTGAACACTCGTATTTTTGTGGTTTGTAGGGAGGCGGAATATTTGCTACGtacaattaatttcaatttaccttataacaatatttatattagattattttaatTCGGTGCCATAAGAAATAATCatgaaaagtaaaataaaaaaagtcatTTATTAACAAGCTAatttaatttgtgtattatAGAGAATGCATACATCCAAGGATTCCACAATTGGCAATAATTGGATATTCAGAGAGCATTTCAAACTTATTCACTTCAGAAATGAGATGTCGTTGGTTATTTGAATTTCTGGATGGAAAATTTAAATTGCCGAGCATTCAAGAAATGGAAAAAGGAATATTAGAATGTGACAAGTACATGAAAAGGTATTCTGGCAAGTATTACAGGAAATCTTGTATTGGTGCATTGCATGTTTGGTATAATGATCAACTTTGCAAGGATATGGGCTTGAACCCAATGAGAAAGAATGGATTTTGGGCTGAATTATTTGATCCTTATGGCCCAATGGACTATGTTTAATACTTAGAGCCAACTCTTGTGATAGACcgttttttaaataattgtattagttggCTATTTAGCCCATGTGTGAAGGTTgtctcacacaagaatttgtTAGGTATTTATTAGACATTaattatttcacaaaattaCTTTTAAGCTGTATTTGACCTTTTTTTAGCTTTCTATTATTAAAATCCGTGTCAGTTTATGCGATAGTTCTTTCTACAAATGAGACTGTATGTCTCACGATGAGATTATCACTAAGAAGCTggtttaataaacatttaatgtcttaaagtgatcacttatattAGTAGTTTATTGGGGTCGATATCAAAATAGAGTATTCTATTTTACAAAAACGTAGTATTACAATTATGCCTTATGAAGAAGATTATTCCTATACACAAAATTACCTAGATTTCTCCAACAAGAAGGATGTTGTATTTTACaaaaccttttttatttttatagtatGACAATTAATTTCTTAGGAAAGAGGTATCCAAGCTTTTCCACCATGCAAATTGAATTTCTTAAGTCTTCCAAATAACATAACAAGTATAAGCATTGCTTTTCCTCCATTACTCCATTTCCCTACAAAACCATACATTTTGTCTTCGCAATATTCCTTTGTCTTTATTAGTCTTCGTTCACAACTATAGCCAGTGGAGAATCCCACATTTCCGTAGGCACTGCCACACATTTCaatgtatattttaataataaaataatattataatttaccaaaaaaatcgTAAACATTACTTGTACGTGTCTAATCTTCTAAATTAAAAACAGAATTACAAAGCTAATTATACATTATTACTTACTATTGAATGAATGGGTTGGATATTCACATGTGGATGCATTTTTAGTTGCTCATCATTATCTGTGTAATTATATGTactacaatttaatattaataatagaatttttaattaaatgattagGATTATTTAGGCAAGCCCGATCCCAAATCCTATAGTAACAAAATTTTGatcatatttttatgattttttaatactattaaaataccacatttttaaataataatgtaattaatattataaataaatataattattaaaaagaataagcatattcattaaatttatcaacaaaTTTTCTCATAAAAGTTACATTATAATTTCCAACAAGTTaccaaatatcaaatgaaacgTGATATCGTGAACCACGTAATTTATGAGGATAATCTAAGATGTCCACTAACTTACAACATCAAAATCAAGAAGCAAATAATTGCCATCCACGGGATGAGAACGTAGAAAATGGTAGGGACTCGTGCAACAACATACATGTGCTCCATCTCACAGAATCTCTAAACGAGGAGGTCTCAAATCAATTTTCAGACCGAGTagcttatttatttttgaaaaaattactagtaataatataattttttgattatttttttataattatattaatttttcattaaccatgaataatatcaattttgagGAGTGTTTTCCTAAATTatacctaacatgttaaaaatcaaaccatAGGAGattatatttcaaaaaatttggtaaattagttaataaactaaagttggtattattataggaaaagaACAccttaagttgatattattcatggttaattaatactTAGTATTATTGTAAGGAAATTAACGAAAAGtcgtattattcacggtaattttttctttattttcttattttatataattattttggttaaaaagtcaaaaacatgtttaataaatgactttttacaaaaaaaaaaaaaaatagctttAAAGAAAAAACGAAATAGCTAACCGgctttttattggtttttgactTGTTTGCTCAATTTTTCTGATAAGCAGCCAATAACAAATACCTAATGTTACCTAACATCTCTTTAAACAAATGATCTATTCAACTaacaaaaaccaacaaaaaaggTCAACATTTAGCTTCTAACTGGTCTAACAAACCAACGACCAAAATCAACAATCACATGTCATACATTTcctatttgaaaaaaaaataatatttgctaAAACAAGACTTGAttcatttttcttatattaGCGTCAAGTTTTTTTACCTTAGATTTGTGATAGTTTATGCaattaattcatatttttttcgAAGTAATGGATAAATTACCTATAATgtgtaaattaaatattgataTTATAAGAGAAGAAATAAAAGTACCTTATGACTTCGAAAACGATattaagaacattaaaattG
This genomic interval carries:
- the LOC130797725 gene encoding probable flavin-containing monooxygenase 1; its protein translation is MEKERNVCIVGAGISGLLACKYALAKGYHPLGFESQNTIGGAWTQTVETTKLQTPKFLYQFSDFVWPSSVETLYPKKDQVFDYIQSYAKYFDLLKHFRFNTKVVSIKYEGTSHEEIQSWALWGGNGHPFGGNGKWIVTAQDLLNQSIKEYEVDFVILCVGKFTGLPNKPEFPIGKGPEVFEGKVLHAMEYAALDDESARDLVKGKHVIVVGFQKYALDIATECSIANEVEHPCTVLYRTPHWHMPDQFPWGIAIGYLYLNRFSELLVHKPGEGLLLYFLACILSPLRWGISKLVELYIKRKLPLKKYGVIPKHSFLLEMNSCGISTVPKGFYENVEKGSIILKKSPNTISFFKEGVVLDEHEYVKSDLVILATGFNGDQKLKDIFESQTFQDYIYGSSKDSVPLHRECIHPRIPQLAIIGYSESISNLFTSEMRCRWLFEFLDGKFKLPSIQEMEKGILECDKYMKRYSGKYYRKSCIGALHVWYNDQLCKDMGLNPMRKNGFWAELFDPYGPMDYV